The window CTCGTCGTCGGAGCCGGCCAGTCCGGCCTCCAGATCGCCCTCGGACTCCAGTCGAACGGGTACGAGGTCACCCTCATGTCCAACCGGACCGCGGACGAGATCCGCACCGGCCGGGTCATGTCGACGCAGTGCATGTTCCACACGGCCCTGCAGCACGAGCGCGATCTCCAGCTGAACTTCTGGGAGTCCCAGGCCCCGAAGATCGAAGGACTCGGCGTCTCGGTGGCGGCACCCGGCTCGTGGGCCGAGGGCCCGGCGGCCCGCGCGATCGACTGGGTGGGCCGGCTCGACGGATACGCCCAGTCCGTCGACCAGCGTGTGAAGATGGCCGGCTGGATGGAGACCTTCGCCCAGCGCGGCGGCCAGCTGGTCATCCATGGCGCGGCGGTCGGCGACCTCGACTACTTCTCCCGCACGTACGACCTGGTCCTGGTGTCGGCCGGCAAGGGCGAGCTGGTCTCCATGTTCGCCCGGGACCCGGAGCGCTCCCCGTACACCGAGCCGCAGCGCGCCCTCGCGGTGGCCTACGTCCATGGCCTCGGCCCGCGTCCCGAGCACCCGGAGTTCGACGCGGTCCGCTGCAATCTGGTCCCCGGCGTCGGCGAGCTGTTCATCATGCCGACGCTCACCACCTCCGGACGCGCCGACATCCTGTTCTGGGAGGGCATACCCGGCGGCCCGCTGGACGTCTTCAACGGCGTCAAGGACCCGGCGGAGCACCTCTCCCTGATCCTGGAACTCATGGAGAAGTTCACGCCGTGGGAGCACGCGCGGGCGACGAAGGCCGAACTGACGGACGCCGGTGGCACGTTGGCCGGACGCTACACGCCCACGGTCCGCAACCCGATCGGCCGTCTGCCGGGCGGCGGCCTGGTCCTGGGCGTCGCCGACGTGGTCGTCGCGAACGACCCGATCACCGGTCAGGGCTCCAACTCGGCGTCCAAGTGCGCGGCCGCGTACCTCGCCGCCATCCTGGAGCACGGTGACAAGCCGTTCGACGAAGAGTGGATGCAGGCGACGTTCGACCGCTACTGGGCGACCGCGCAGCACGTCACCAAGTGGACCAACGCGATGCTGGCCCCGCCGCCGGAGCACATCCTCAACCTGATCGGCGCGGCAGGTCAGCTTCAGCCGGCGGCGGATCGATTCGCCAACGCGTTCAACGACCCGGCCGACTTTGAGAACTTCTTCTATGAGCCGGAGAAGACCGAGGCGTATCTGGCTTCTTTGGCCTAGCCAGCGGCTTGTCCGGGCGTACGGCTCCCAGGATCGGGTGGGTCGCCATCGACGACACCTTGATCTTCTCGCCCGTTCTGGGGGCCTCGACCACCTTGCCCTTGCCCACGTACAGGGCCACGTGGGTGGCATCGCGGCGGTAGATCACCAGATCGCCCGGGCGCAGCTCCTTCAGCGGAACCCTCGGGAGCCGGGCCCACTGTTCCTGGCTGGTGCGGGGAATCGGGGTACCGGCGTGGTCCCAGGCCCGGGAGGTGAGGCCTGAGCAGTCGTACGTCTTCGGGCCCTCCGCGCCCCACTCGTACGGCTTCCCCAACTGCCGCATGGCATAGCGCACCGCCCGCTGGCCCGCGCCGGACGGCTTCCGCTCGCTGCTGAGCGCCCCGGAGGTGACGAGGTCCTGCTGCGCCTTGCTGATGCCCTTCTTCTCCAACTCGGCGATCTCGACGAGCTGTTCAGGACTGAGCGAGACGAGCTTCTCCTGGACGTCCCCCAGCCGCCGCTCCACCTCCTCCCGCTCCTTCTTCTGCCGCTCGGCGAGGGCGAGTTGCCTGTCCAGTGCCGTGCGGGCCTTGCGGGCAAGGACGTCGGCCTTCCGTTCGCTGCCCTCCAGCCGCCCCACCGTCTCGGCCCGCTCCCGCGCCAACTGCCCGATCACATGCCCCTGATCGAGCGCGTGCTGCGGATCGCGGGCGAGCAGCAGCCGTACGTACGAGGAGATCTCGGTGCTGCTCTGGTACTGCTGCCGCGCCAGCCGCCCCGCCGCGCCCCGGCTGTTGTGCAGGGAGAGCCGGACCCGGGTGAGTTCGCCGTCCAGGCGTCCGGCCTCGGCGCGCTGTTTCTTCAGCTTCTCCTCGGTGGCGTTATAGGTCTCGGTGGCCCGCTCCGCCTCCCGGTACAGCCGCTGAAGATCCGTCAGGAGCTGGGAGACCGACGCTTCCCCGGGCTCGGGGACGGCCATGGCCGGGGCCGGTACGAGGACGGCGCCGGCCGCCGTCGCCGCCGTACACACCAGACGCAGAAGCCTTCCTGACACCTCATCACCTCCGGTGCGGAGCAGCCCCTCTGCTCCGCACCGCGAGCATCAGGCTGACGCTCGTGATGCGCGCGCCGAGTGTGCGCGGTTCGGCGCAACCAGGTCACCCGTCCGCGTCGTCCCGCTTGCCGCCCGGCGTGGCGTCTGGCTTCGACCAGGGCCACTTCAGCCGGCTCTCCAGACGCCCCTCGGGGTCGTACGTGTACTTCCAGCGCCGGGAGAGTCCGACGGGCCGGCCCTCGACGCGGGGCACGCGCCGGTAGACGAGCACGGTGGGCGGGCCGCCGTCGGGGTCCGGGACGGGGATGCGGTACGTCTTGGGCGGGTGCCCGGTGATCCCCAGCAGTACGGGCAGCACGCGCCCGTCCATGGGCCCGCCCTCGAAGGGGGTGTCTTCGCTCTTCACGGCACCAGTGTCAGCCATCCTCGGCGAGCGCCTGGACCAGCGCCGCGGTCTGCGGGTCGCGGGCGCCGGTCACGGAGAGCACGGCGACGAACTGGTCGACCAGCCAGTCGCGCAGTTCGCCGACGGGGATCTGCTTGCCCTCGTCGAGCCAGAGGAGGGAGGCCGCCTCGACGGCGGTGATCCACACCTTGACGGTCATCCGGAGTCGGAGTCCGGGCGTGGTGACGTCCAGATGTCTGAGGATGTGCTCGGCGGCGGCCCGCCGCACTCCGTCGACGATGGAGGTGGTCCGGGAGGTCTCGACGACACTGCCGCCCTGGAGCAGCGCGCTGAACCCGGCGTCGTGCTCGTCGACGAAGGCGAGATACCGGTCGAGGGCCCGCCCCAGCCGGGTCAGCAACGGCCCTTCACGGGGCTCGTCGAAGCACTGCTGGAGCTCCTCGGCGGCGGAGCGCAGGGCGGCCTCGTACAGCTGTTGCTTGCCGCCGGGAAAGTACCGGTACACCAGCGGCCGCGACACCCCGGCGGCCTCCGCCACATCATCGAGCGAGACCTCTTCGGGCGCCCGATGAGCGAACAGCGACAAAGCGGCGGCGAGCAACTGACTGCGCCGCTCCTCGACACTGAGACGGCGATAGGCGGGAGTGGGGGCCGAGGAGCTCATGACGTGCAGCGTAACCGGCCCCGCCACAGCCCTCACCTAGGCCAGCAGTCCCGATGACCGCCACAGCCGCCGTCCGACTCCGCGCAGTACCCCGATGTCGTCCAGGAAGTCCGTCAGCCGTTTCGCGCCGGTCTGCATGACCTCCCGTCGGTGCCCGCTCGCCCGTACCTGCGCCACGGCCTCCCGCTTGTCCAGGCCCACATTCGTGTAGACCTCGGGGTTCACGAACGCCACCGAGAACACCCGGGCGAACTCCCCGGAGGTGACCCGAGTGAACTCCTGCGACCACTTGGGCGCCGTCAGCATCTGCCGCCGCAGCTCCTCGCGGGCGTAGCGGACATGCCGGGCCTCCTCGACGACATGGATCCGCGTGACGCCCCGGATCAACGGCTGCACCCGCTCGTCGGGGAAGGTCAGCCGCTGCATCCAGTCCAGGACTTCCTCCCCGAGCAGCGTCGCCGTAAAGGATCCCGGAGTCGTGGAGATCGTCTTGAACAGCCGTCCCAGATTCTGATGCACCCGGCTCACCGGGTACCAGGGCGTCTCCCCGCGCGAGATCAGCCGGGCGAACATCTTCGAGTGCCGGCACTCGTCCTCGATCTCGGTGAGCGCGTACCGCACATGCGCGCTCGTCGCCGCCT of the Streptomyces sp. NBC_00287 genome contains:
- a CDS encoding C40 family peptidase; this translates as MSGRLLRLVCTAATAAGAVLVPAPAMAVPEPGEASVSQLLTDLQRLYREAERATETYNATEEKLKKQRAEAGRLDGELTRVRLSLHNSRGAAGRLARQQYQSSTEISSYVRLLLARDPQHALDQGHVIGQLARERAETVGRLEGSERKADVLARKARTALDRQLALAERQKKEREEVERRLGDVQEKLVSLSPEQLVEIAELEKKGISKAQQDLVTSGALSSERKPSGAGQRAVRYAMRQLGKPYEWGAEGPKTYDCSGLTSRAWDHAGTPIPRTSQEQWARLPRVPLKELRPGDLVIYRRDATHVALYVGKGKVVEAPRTGEKIKVSSMATHPILGAVRPDKPLARPKKPDTPRSSPAHRRSSQSRPGR
- a CDS encoding TetR/AcrR family transcriptional regulator, which translates into the protein MSSSAPTPAYRRLSVEERRSQLLAAALSLFAHRAPEEVSLDDVAEAAGVSRPLVYRYFPGGKQQLYEAALRSAAEELQQCFDEPREGPLLTRLGRALDRYLAFVDEHDAGFSALLQGGSVVETSRTTSIVDGVRRAAAEHILRHLDVTTPGLRLRMTVKVWITAVEAASLLWLDEGKQIPVGELRDWLVDQFVAVLSVTGARDPQTAALVQALAEDG
- a CDS encoding styrene monooxygenase/indole monooxygenase family protein, with the translated sequence MRKILVVGAGQSGLQIALGLQSNGYEVTLMSNRTADEIRTGRVMSTQCMFHTALQHERDLQLNFWESQAPKIEGLGVSVAAPGSWAEGPAARAIDWVGRLDGYAQSVDQRVKMAGWMETFAQRGGQLVIHGAAVGDLDYFSRTYDLVLVSAGKGELVSMFARDPERSPYTEPQRALAVAYVHGLGPRPEHPEFDAVRCNLVPGVGELFIMPTLTTSGRADILFWEGIPGGPLDVFNGVKDPAEHLSLILELMEKFTPWEHARATKAELTDAGGTLAGRYTPTVRNPIGRLPGGGLVLGVADVVVANDPITGQGSNSASKCAAAYLAAILEHGDKPFDEEWMQATFDRYWATAQHVTKWTNAMLAPPPEHILNLIGAAGQLQPAADRFANAFNDPADFENFFYEPEKTEAYLASLA
- a CDS encoding AurF N-oxygenase family protein, producing the protein MTTLTEADALEGLRDALGLLKDREQVAERLLDSSAKHSFDPDKELDWDAPFEEGKWFWPPELVSLYDTPIWKRMSEEQRILLSQHEAAALASLGIWFELILMQLLVRHIYDKAATSAHVRYALTEIEDECRHSKMFARLISRGETPWYPVSRVHQNLGRLFKTISTTPGSFTATLLGEEVLDWMQRLTFPDERVQPLIRGVTRIHVVEEARHVRYAREELRRQMLTAPKWSQEFTRVTSGEFARVFSVAFVNPEVYTNVGLDKREAVAQVRASGHRREVMQTGAKRLTDFLDDIGVLRGVGRRLWRSSGLLA